A single genomic interval of Piliocolobus tephrosceles isolate RC106 chromosome 7, ASM277652v3, whole genome shotgun sequence harbors:
- the LOC111549249 gene encoding uncharacterized protein LOC111549249, whose translation MCKIKDVDVCSDFFKSQLTHCTGCDADYPSARRLGAFWGLCARPALSSLSFPRTLERERAFPSGRPRRRGRHEKSRRARCLLPAAQRAPPVEVNFPHPFLSPARPPSARPRRFQPQILATG comes from the exons ATGTGTAAAATCAAAGATGTAGACGTGTGTAGTGATTTTTTCAAAAGCCAACTAACCCACTGCACGGGCTGCGACGCGGATTACCCTAGCGCACGCCGGCT GGGCGCATTCTGGGGTCTCTGCGCAAGACCAGCTCTCagctctctctcctttcctcggACTCTGGAGCGGGAGCGGGCCTTTCCCTCGGGCCGACCACGCCGTAGGGGACGCCATGAAAAGAGCCGTCGCGCCCGCTGCCTCCTGCCCGCTGCGCAGAGGGCTCCGCCCGTAGAGGTCAACTTCCCTCAccctttcctctctcctgctcGCCCTCCCTCCGCCCGGCCCAGGCGCTTCCAGCCGCAGATTCTGGCCACAGGCTGA